The Gemmatimonas aurantiaca T-27 DNA segment GAGGTGCCTGCAGCAGTCGTTGCATCATGCGTACGGTGCTGGCCGTGCGCAGTTCGTGCTCGTCTTCGTCGAACCCCAGTACAAGGAGCTCCCTATCGGCAATTTCCTGCCATGCCGCCGGGCTCCCATCGAAGTGGGCATGCTCGAAGATCGCATGCAGCACCGTGCCCGGTACGGCGCCCGCCGGGAAGGTGCGAAAGTCGTGTGGATCGTTCGTCACTGTGGTGACGGGCGTCGCATCAGGCTGGGCATCCCGATCCCGGGCCACCTGCTCGCTCATCTCTGCGCGCAGGGATTCGTACACCCCGGCGGTCAACGAGGTGAAGCTCGCAATGGAGAAGGTGGAGAAACGCTCTCGCAGAGACGGCACCGAGGGCAGTTGCCGTGCGTGCCCCGTGAGCGGTGGCGCCTGCGGCGCGGCGGCCACCGGTGCGATCGGCTGCCACGTGTCCACCATATCCAAGGCCATCAGCGATGGATGAGCATCCACCAGCGACCGCAGCATGCCCTGCCACGCATCGGGGGCGGCGCGCAACTGATCGGCCACCGCAGCAGGTCCGTCACGGTCTGGCGCAGCGGCACCATCGAAGAGCAACCACGACAAGGCCGACTGCTCGGAGCCGTTTGGCGCATTGCCGATCGGCCCCCACGCGACATAGGTGCGGAAGCGGGCCCGCGTGAGCGCGACATATACCAACCGGCAATCCTCAGCCAACCGCTCGCGTTCCGCCTGTGCTGTGCGTTCGGCCAGACGTGGAGAGCCGTGATCGTACACCACACGGCCCTGCTCGTGCACCAGCACCGGAGCATCGGGCTCGACGCGCCGCACGCCCCACAAGGTGGGGCAGAACACAAGATCGTATTCGAGGCCTTTGCTGCGATGCACCGTCACGATCTGCACCGCGTCGTCATCACTTTCGAGGCGCAACTCCCGCACCCCACGCGTCTCGGCGGGTTCGCGGCGCGCCGCATCGAGCCAGCGCAGGGTGCCCTCGATGCTCAGTGCGTCCTGCTCCGCCGCACCATGCAGCAGTTCCTGCGCATGCCGCAAATTGGTGAGCCGGCGATCACCATCGGTGTACGTCAGATAGCGCGACACGACCGCACGCGACTCGAACAACCGTTCGAGCAATTGCAGGGTGCCCTGCGTGGCCCACAGCTCGCGCAGGGACGCCACCTCGGTCAGGATTTCTTCCCATTCACGTTCCCCCTCCGGCGAAGCGAGACGCACGAGGTCTTCGTGGGTCGCGCCCCACAGGGTGGTGGCCAATGCCGCTCGCACGCGCGACGGATCGCGTGGCACCGCGATGGCCTCCAGGACCCGCTGCAATTCCGCCATCTCCAGCGACTGCATCACGTCACCAAGCCCGGAAACGACTGATCGCACGCCGGCCTCAGCGAGCACCTGCACCATCTCCACGCCCTCAAAGCCTTTGCGCACCAAGACAGCGATGCGGCCGGGCGGCACCTCCTGCTTGATGTAGGAGGCAATCCTGCTGGCACATGCGCGGAACAGCAGCGTCCGTGCTTGCCCTATTGGCGTGGGGACACTGTTCCCATTTCGAGTGTCGGGCGGCACAAACAGCCAATGCAGCCCATGCGAACCGGCCACCCCTTTGGGGTTGGGATCAAAATTCCGCGCCGTCGCCGGGTGAAATGCAATCTCCGGTTCCACGAACGGTGCAGTCGATCTCGAGAACAGCGCATTCACCGCCTGCACCATGGGTGGCGTGCTGCGGAAATTGAATTCGAGGCTGTAGCGGTGAGACGCCTGCCGCGCCGCCTCGAGGTACGCCCGGACGTCGGCACCACGAAACGCGTAGATCGCCTGCTTCGGATCACCGATCAGGAAGAGCGGCTGGCCGGC contains these protein-coding regions:
- the recB gene encoding exodeoxyribonuclease V subunit beta, with translation MSRAAGPFDVARSPFPPGISLIEASAGTGKTFNIAMSVVRLLLEQDAAGQPIVSGLGGILVVTFTNAATEELVTRVRRMLQLAHEVWSGALYAKSNSEIEILRELANGREPWAATRAQEALRALDALAVFTIHGFCKRVLDEFALESGAPFSMELLDDPTPLIEEAMFDWWRRTFYIDPALAAWAVHRQWSPLSFVQDYAMWRRWPDAVLDPMIRLSEARSVLTTVAKRMLDVWSPDSLRGTAAAVKWNKGAVLATEDGLASLDALIQEARAGSLAAMQGLAGALNIDALQAKANKVGKQNRATADGIADWPIAVAATALAAAIQQLVLAVRADCLQDVDDRVRTLKRERSLMGFDDLLGQLHAVLAAQGSEGLLARAIRQQFQAALIDEFQDTDSHQFHVFRIAFAGQPLFLIGDPKQAIYAFRGADVRAYLEAARQASHRYSLEFNFRSTPPMVQAVNALFSRSTAPFVEPEIAFHPATARNFDPNPKGVAGSHGLHWLFVPPDTRNGNSVPTPIGQARTLLFRACASRIASYIKQEVPPGRIAVLVRKGFEGVEMVQVLAEAGVRSVVSGLGDVMQSLEMAELQRVLEAIAVPRDPSRVRAALATTLWGATHEDLVRLASPEGEREWEEILTEVASLRELWATQGTLQLLERLFESRAVVSRYLTYTDGDRRLTNLRHAQELLHGAAEQDALSIEGTLRWLDAARREPAETRGVRELRLESDDDAVQIVTVHRSKGLEYDLVFCPTLWGVRRVEPDAPVLVHEQGRVVYDHGSPRLAERTAQAERERLAEDCRLVYVALTRARFRTYVAWGPIGNAPNGSEQSALSWLLFDGAAAPDRDGPAAVADQLRAAPDAWQGMLRSLVDAHPSLMALDMVDTWQPIAPVAAAPQAPPLTGHARQLPSVPSLRERFSTFSIASFTSLTAGVYESLRAEMSEQVARDRDAQPDATPVTTVTNDPHDFRTFPAGAVPGTVLHAIFEHAHFDGSPAAWQEIADRELLVLGFDEDEHELRTASTVRMMQRLLQAPLPGLGFALAAVPASRTRREWQFLLPLASADHVMTRQALAAVFAQHGGAHGAAYADQLRRLSFNRLHGYLTGFVDLLFEHEGRWYVVDWKSNQLGADNGAYKSSALQTVMDDHHYTLQYHLYLVAAHRFLAQRVPDYDYDTHIGGAAYAFLRGFADASVDGTGWFVHRPPAALIRALSAALGA